A genomic region of Caulobacter vibrioides contains the following coding sequences:
- a CDS encoding NnrU family protein has protein sequence MTILVLGLVLFLGIHSVRILAAPLRDAQVAANPKRWRGLYSLVAAAGLGLIIWGWIVYRPAAPQLYDPPAWGRHAAMLLVWLAFILLPTANAPAGRIKATVRHPMLLGVILWSAGHLMANGDQASVLLFGAFLAWAVVDLFSAIRRKEPAPVVVKPRSDLIGVLGGTVLYLVFVFVLHRLLFGVSPMG, from the coding sequence ATGACGATTCTGGTTCTTGGTCTTGTGCTGTTTCTGGGGATCCACTCGGTGCGCATCCTGGCCGCGCCGCTGCGCGACGCCCAGGTCGCCGCCAACCCCAAGCGCTGGCGCGGGCTCTATTCGCTGGTCGCCGCCGCCGGGCTTGGCCTGATCATCTGGGGCTGGATCGTCTATCGCCCCGCCGCGCCGCAGCTCTATGACCCGCCCGCCTGGGGGCGTCACGCGGCCATGCTGCTGGTCTGGCTGGCCTTCATCCTGCTGCCCACGGCCAATGCGCCGGCCGGACGGATCAAGGCGACGGTGCGCCACCCCATGCTGCTGGGCGTGATCCTGTGGTCGGCCGGCCACCTGATGGCCAATGGCGACCAGGCCTCGGTGCTGCTGTTCGGCGCGTTCCTGGCCTGGGCGGTGGTGGATCTGTTCTCCGCCATCCGCCGCAAGGAGCCCGCCCCGGTGGTGGTCAAGCCGCGCTCGGACCTGATCGGGGTGCTGGGCGGGACGGTGCTCTATCTGGTGTTCGTGTTCGTGCTGCACCGGCTGCTGTTTGGCGTTTCGCCGATGGGGTGA
- a CDS encoding FeoA family protein, protein MSEAFVLSPEFNPAETASGVRSLATAGPGQRGVIVRVTGHSGAAEAVEAEELERRLLEMGFVEGASIEVLHEGLFGRDPIAVRVDDTRVALRRREAGAISVKFDGL, encoded by the coding sequence ATGTCCGAAGCGTTCGTTTTGTCGCCTGAATTCAATCCCGCCGAGACCGCGTCGGGCGTGCGCTCCCTGGCCACCGCCGGCCCAGGCCAGCGCGGCGTGATCGTCCGTGTCACCGGCCATAGCGGCGCGGCCGAGGCGGTGGAGGCCGAGGAGCTGGAGCGCCGTCTGCTGGAGATGGGCTTCGTCGAAGGCGCGTCGATCGAGGTGCTGCACGAGGGCCTGTTCGGTCGCGATCCGATCGCCGTGCGGGTGGACGACACCCGCGTGGCCCTGCGCCGCCGCGAGGCCGGCGCGATCAGCGTGAAATTCGACGGACTGTAA
- a CDS encoding 2OG-Fe(II) oxygenase, with protein sequence MTLDWTRIAAELDARGWALTGPILKPETCEGVAALYPRDEGFRSRVIMARHGFGRGEYKYFSYPLPDVVQRLREGLYGPLSGIANRWAERLGEDRRFPPTLAGMLDRCHDAGQVRPTPLLLTYGPGDYNCLHQDLYGEHVFPLQAAFLLDEPGRDFEGGEFVIVEQRPRQQSAPQVVPLRQGEGVIFAVRERPAEGTRGVHRRVLRHGVSEVRAGRRRTLGVIFHDAT encoded by the coding sequence GTGACTCTCGACTGGACCCGCATCGCCGCCGAGCTGGACGCCCGCGGCTGGGCCCTGACCGGCCCGATCCTCAAGCCCGAGACCTGCGAAGGCGTCGCCGCCCTCTATCCCCGCGACGAGGGCTTTCGCAGCCGGGTGATCATGGCCCGCCACGGCTTTGGGCGCGGCGAGTACAAGTATTTCAGCTATCCGTTGCCCGACGTCGTGCAGCGGCTGCGGGAGGGTCTCTACGGCCCGCTGTCGGGGATCGCCAACCGCTGGGCGGAGCGGCTGGGCGAGGACCGCCGCTTTCCGCCGACGCTGGCGGGGATGCTGGATCGCTGCCACGACGCGGGCCAGGTGCGGCCCACGCCCCTGCTGCTGACCTACGGCCCCGGCGACTACAACTGCCTTCACCAGGACCTCTATGGCGAGCACGTCTTCCCGCTGCAGGCCGCCTTCCTGCTGGACGAGCCCGGCCGCGACTTCGAGGGCGGCGAGTTCGTGATCGTCGAACAGCGCCCCCGCCAGCAATCGGCGCCGCAGGTGGTGCCGCTGCGCCAGGGCGAAGGCGTGATCTTCGCGGTGCGGGAGCGTCCGGCGGAAGGCACGCGCGGCGTGCATCGGCGGGTGCTGCGGCACGGGGTCAGCGAGGTGCGGGCCGGAAGGCGGCGGACGTTGGGGGTGATCTTTCACGATGCGACGTGA
- the feoB gene encoding ferrous iron transport protein B, which yields MTPDSGAAAPPIADTARIALVGNPNSGKTALFNALTGSRQKVANYAGVTVERKEGVLTAPSGRQIRVLDLPGTYSLRARSPDEVVTRDAVLGKLAGEDAPQALVCVADATNLRLVLRLALELKQVGRPFVLALNMFDIAQRQGLRIDVERLQAEIGAPIVTTVATRKRGLPELLDKVEALVDRDALSGDNVWHEPSPAEIRAAHAEAQRIFKLCVKPPERPDTMTGKIDDVLLHPVAGLAILLGLLFVMFQAVFTWATPAMDVIDGGFAALIELTNTRLPQGLLTSFIADGLIAGVGSVLVFLPQILILFFFILLLEDSGYMSRAAFLMDKIMGGAGLHGRAFIPLLSSFACAIPGIMSTRVIDNRQDRLTTILVAPLMTCSARIPVYTLIIGAFIPNQTVWGVLSLQGLVMFGLYASGIVSALLVSFVIRRVFWRGAVEPFMMELPTYRWPEPRNVLMNLWTRARIFISRAGRIIMPLMVLVWVLSTFPYPPEGATGPAIDYSIAGQLGQFLAPLMAPIGFNWQMTVALIPGMAAREVAVAVLGTVYAVGGEDGETGALSTLLKNQWSLASALSFLAWYVFAPQCLPTLGVVKRETNSWVWPTVMFVYMVALAYIAAFITYHVAVALGAG from the coding sequence TTGACCCCCGATTCCGGCGCCGCTGCGCCCCCTATCGCCGACACCGCCCGGATCGCCCTGGTCGGCAATCCCAATTCCGGCAAGACCGCGCTGTTCAACGCCCTGACCGGCAGCCGCCAGAAGGTGGCCAACTACGCGGGCGTGACGGTGGAGCGCAAAGAGGGCGTGCTGACCGCGCCCAGCGGCCGTCAGATCCGCGTGCTGGACCTGCCCGGCACCTATTCCTTGCGCGCCCGCAGCCCCGACGAGGTGGTGACCCGCGACGCGGTGCTGGGCAAGCTGGCCGGCGAGGACGCCCCCCAGGCCCTGGTCTGCGTGGCCGACGCCACCAATCTGCGGCTGGTGCTACGCCTGGCCCTGGAGCTGAAGCAGGTGGGCCGCCCGTTCGTGCTGGCCCTCAACATGTTCGACATCGCCCAGCGCCAGGGTCTGCGCATCGATGTCGAGCGCCTGCAGGCCGAGATCGGCGCGCCGATCGTCACCACGGTGGCCACCCGCAAGCGCGGCCTGCCCGAGCTGCTCGACAAGGTTGAGGCCCTGGTCGACCGCGACGCCCTGTCCGGCGACAATGTCTGGCACGAGCCCAGCCCCGCCGAGATCCGCGCCGCCCACGCCGAGGCCCAGCGCATCTTCAAGCTCTGCGTCAAGCCGCCCGAGCGGCCCGACACCATGACCGGCAAGATCGACGACGTGCTGCTGCACCCGGTGGCGGGTCTGGCGATCCTTCTGGGTCTGTTGTTCGTGATGTTCCAGGCGGTGTTCACCTGGGCGACCCCCGCGATGGATGTCATCGACGGCGGCTTTGCGGCCCTGATCGAGCTGACCAACACGCGTCTGCCGCAGGGGCTTTTGACCAGCTTCATCGCCGACGGCCTGATCGCCGGCGTCGGCAGCGTGCTGGTGTTCCTGCCGCAGATCCTGATCCTGTTCTTCTTCATCCTGCTGTTGGAAGACAGCGGCTACATGTCCCGCGCGGCCTTCCTGATGGACAAGATCATGGGGGGCGCGGGCCTGCACGGCCGGGCGTTCATCCCGCTGCTCAGCAGCTTCGCCTGCGCCATCCCCGGCATCATGTCGACGCGGGTGATCGACAACCGTCAGGACCGCCTGACCACGATCCTGGTCGCGCCGCTGATGACCTGCTCGGCGCGGATTCCCGTCTACACCCTGATCATCGGCGCCTTCATTCCCAACCAGACGGTCTGGGGCGTGCTGTCGCTGCAGGGCCTGGTGATGTTTGGCCTCTACGCCAGCGGCATCGTCAGCGCGCTCCTGGTGTCATTCGTGATCCGGCGCGTGTTCTGGCGCGGCGCGGTCGAGCCCTTCATGATGGAGCTGCCGACCTATCGCTGGCCCGAGCCGCGCAACGTCCTGATGAACCTGTGGACCCGGGCCCGGATCTTCATCAGCCGGGCCGGCCGGATCATCATGCCGCTGATGGTTCTGGTCTGGGTGCTGTCGACCTTCCCCTATCCGCCCGAGGGCGCGACGGGGCCGGCCATCGACTATTCCATCGCCGGACAGCTGGGCCAGTTCCTGGCCCCGCTGATGGCCCCGATCGGCTTCAACTGGCAGATGACCGTGGCCCTGATCCCCGGCATGGCCGCGCGCGAAGTGGCCGTGGCCGTGCTGGGCACCGTCTATGCGGTCGGCGGCGAGGACGGCGAGACCGGCGCCCTGTCGACCTTGCTGAAGAACCAGTGGTCGCTGGCCAGCGCCCTCTCGTTCCTGGCCTGGTACGTCTTCGCCCCGCAGTGCCTTCCCACCCTGGGCGTGGTCAAGCGCGAGACCAACAGCTGGGTCTGGCCGACGGTGATGTTCGTCTACATGGTGGCCCTGGCCTATATCGCGGCCTTCATCACCTACCACGTCGCCGTGGCGCTGGGGGCGGGCTAA
- the relB1 gene encoding type II toxin-antitoxin system antitoxin RelB1 → MADGFDIHIDQEQAARLKVVADRLGMTASEYAVALIDAGLTGAAPKAIDPDPAIDEAIADAIERGDEPAISRDEFRAHMRRVTAGLG, encoded by the coding sequence ATGGCCGATGGCTTCGACATTCATATCGATCAAGAGCAGGCCGCCCGGCTGAAGGTCGTTGCCGACCGCCTGGGCATGACCGCGTCCGAGTACGCCGTTGCGCTGATCGACGCAGGCCTGACAGGCGCGGCGCCTAAAGCGATCGATCCGGACCCCGCCATCGACGAGGCCATCGCCGACGCCATCGAGCGGGGCGACGAGCCGGCGATTTCACGCGATGAGTTCCGCGCTCATATGCGTCGCGTGACTGCGGGCCTGGGGTGA
- a CDS encoding glycoside hydrolase 5 family protein, with amino-acid sequence MTLSRRHLIAAAAALPAIGAAKAPAAPKGFVTVKDGRLSLDGKPYRFAGTNVWYAAWLGAPAGYGDIGRLRRELDRLKAMGVTNLRILGAGEQSPAKVAMDPTFRGPGEDYNADLLKGLDVTLAEMAKRDMKAVIYVNNFWDWSGGMPAYLNWVGDGPWFQQGDPAYPWPQYADYSARFYANQKANALFRHYVTSLVSRVSTVTGKPYRDDPTIMAWQLANEPRPAGSDAFGQSNMPAYQAWIRDTASLIKRLDNQHLVSTGSEGTMGCMGLESCVVDAHAPPVIDYMTIHIWPNNWGWISMTDQPSTYEAGEQKCRDYVAQHIALAKRLNKPLTIEEFGLIRDGRQFAPGSPTTYRDRFYRTMLDLALADMKAGGPTAGVNFWAWNGEGRAQQPDAWFKKGDKSYVGDPPQEEQGLFGVFDADTSTLAVIKAHAAAVKSLG; translated from the coding sequence ATGACCCTTTCCCGCCGCCACCTGATCGCCGCCGCAGCGGCCCTGCCTGCGATCGGCGCGGCCAAGGCGCCGGCGGCGCCCAAGGGCTTCGTCACCGTCAAGGACGGCCGGCTGAGCCTCGACGGCAAGCCCTATCGCTTCGCTGGAACCAATGTCTGGTACGCCGCCTGGCTGGGGGCGCCGGCCGGCTATGGCGACATCGGCCGTCTGCGCCGCGAGCTGGATCGCCTGAAGGCCATGGGCGTCACCAACCTGCGCATCCTGGGCGCGGGCGAGCAGTCTCCGGCCAAGGTGGCCATGGACCCGACCTTCCGGGGGCCGGGCGAGGACTATAACGCTGACCTGCTCAAGGGCCTGGACGTCACCCTGGCCGAGATGGCCAAGCGCGACATGAAGGCGGTCATCTACGTCAACAACTTCTGGGACTGGTCGGGCGGCATGCCGGCCTATCTGAACTGGGTGGGCGATGGCCCCTGGTTCCAGCAGGGCGACCCGGCCTATCCCTGGCCTCAGTATGCGGACTATTCGGCGCGGTTCTACGCCAACCAGAAGGCCAACGCCCTCTTCCGCCACTATGTGACGAGCCTGGTGAGCCGGGTCAGCACCGTCACCGGCAAGCCCTATCGCGACGATCCCACGATCATGGCCTGGCAGCTGGCCAACGAGCCGCGCCCCGCCGGCTCGGACGCCTTTGGCCAGAGCAACATGCCCGCCTACCAGGCCTGGATCCGCGACACCGCCAGCCTGATCAAGCGCCTGGACAACCAGCATCTGGTCAGCACCGGCAGCGAGGGGACCATGGGCTGCATGGGCCTGGAGTCGTGCGTCGTCGACGCCCACGCCCCGCCGGTGATCGACTACATGACCATCCACATCTGGCCCAACAACTGGGGCTGGATCAGCATGACCGACCAGCCCTCGACCTATGAGGCCGGCGAGCAGAAGTGCCGCGACTATGTCGCCCAGCACATCGCCCTGGCCAAGCGCCTGAACAAGCCGCTGACCATCGAGGAGTTCGGCCTGATCCGCGACGGCCGCCAGTTCGCGCCCGGCTCGCCGACCACCTATCGCGACCGCTTCTACAGGACGATGCTGGACCTGGCCCTGGCCGACATGAAGGCCGGGGGACCGACCGCCGGCGTCAACTTCTGGGCCTGGAACGGCGAGGGCCGCGCCCAGCAGCCGGACGCCTGGTTCAAGAAGGGCGACAAGAGCTATGTCGGCGATCCGCCCCAGGAGGAACAGGGCCTGTTCGGCGTGTTCGACGCCGACACCTCGACCCTGGCGGTGATCAAGGCGCACGCGGCGGCGGTGAAGTCTCTGGGCTAG
- a CDS encoding EAL domain-containing protein: MRRLMLALLTGAYLCLALLVSLFLLRTGATPSVGVSAFIGTLGLCFAFHGLIAQALMGAALRVDIDTIREAHAILLDQIEKVDARVTDLVDTVAADAQRRSEELSTEVHQLEDLIQQMNDRLEHQLTHQVAAASARTGARDRAPHASHMLQVVQDALAENRVDLYLQPIVSLPQRRTVFYESFSRLRDETGRVMMPAEYLAVAEPEGLMTAIDNLLLFRCVQIVRRLAKQDRKVGIFCNISLASLSDETFFPQFLEFMQANKDLAGAVIFELGQAAFERRGPVEARHMARLASLGFSFSLDKVSDLDVDFQDLARADVKFLKVGAQMMLDQLEEQDGKLVIASLPDLNASDFAALTRRYGIEVIVEKVEAEKQVAEVLDLDIGYGQGHLFGEPRAIRDAVLAEADPPADFIRAPMRRRAVGW; the protein is encoded by the coding sequence ATGCGTAGGCTGATGCTGGCGCTCTTGACGGGCGCTTATCTCTGTCTGGCTTTGCTTGTCTCCCTGTTCCTCTTGAGAACGGGAGCGACGCCGTCCGTGGGCGTCTCGGCGTTCATCGGCACGCTGGGCCTGTGCTTTGCGTTCCACGGCCTGATCGCCCAGGCGCTGATGGGCGCGGCCCTGCGCGTCGACATCGACACCATCCGCGAAGCCCACGCCATCCTGCTGGACCAGATCGAGAAGGTCGACGCCCGCGTCACCGACCTCGTCGACACCGTCGCCGCCGACGCCCAGCGCCGCTCCGAGGAGCTGTCGACCGAGGTGCATCAGCTGGAGGACCTGATCCAGCAGATGAACGACCGGCTGGAGCACCAGCTGACCCACCAGGTCGCCGCCGCCTCGGCCCGCACCGGCGCCCGCGATCGCGCGCCGCACGCCAGCCACATGCTGCAGGTGGTGCAGGACGCCCTGGCCGAGAACCGCGTCGACCTCTATCTGCAGCCGATCGTCAGCCTGCCCCAGCGCCGCACGGTCTTCTACGAGAGCTTCTCACGCCTGCGCGACGAGACCGGCCGCGTGATGATGCCGGCCGAGTATCTGGCGGTGGCCGAGCCCGAGGGCCTGATGACGGCCATCGACAACCTCTTGCTGTTCCGCTGCGTGCAGATCGTGCGCCGCTTGGCCAAGCAGGACCGCAAGGTGGGCATCTTCTGCAACATCTCGCTGGCCAGCCTCAGCGATGAGACGTTCTTCCCGCAGTTCCTGGAGTTCATGCAGGCCAACAAGGATCTGGCCGGCGCGGTGATCTTCGAGCTGGGCCAGGCGGCGTTCGAGCGTCGCGGCCCGGTCGAGGCCCGTCACATGGCCCGTCTGGCGAGCCTGGGCTTCAGCTTCAGCCTGGACAAGGTCAGCGACCTGGACGTCGACTTCCAGGACCTGGCCCGCGCCGACGTGAAGTTCCTGAAAGTCGGCGCCCAGATGATGCTGGACCAGCTGGAAGAGCAGGACGGCAAGCTGGTGATCGCCTCGTTGCCCGACCTGAACGCCAGCGACTTCGCCGCCCTCACCCGTCGCTACGGCATCGAGGTGATCGTCGAGAAGGTCGAGGCCGAGAAGCAGGTCGCCGAGGTGCTGGACCTCGACATCGGCTATGGCCAGGGCCACCTGTTCGGCGAGCCGCGCGCCATCCGCGACGCCGTACTGGCCGAGGCCGATCCGCCCGCCGACTTCATTCGCGCGCCGATGCGTCGCCGCGCCGTGGGCTGGTAG
- a CDS encoding methylated-DNA--[protein]-cysteine S-methyltransferase: protein MTAPTYPDDDARWNALRAKDRAAQGAFYIGVRTTGIYCVASCGGRPLRKNVDFHATREAARAAGLRACLRCKPDLDRETLRWGVVETSLGLALIARSDAGLRLVALGDDVESLRGDLETRFKQARLIPDTAGLAADLAAVATLVDHPEQRPDLPLDALGTDLQKAVWAALRRIPAGRTVSYADIAHAIGQPKAFRAVAQACGANPLAVITPCHRVVRSDGGLSGYRWGVARKRALLAREAA from the coding sequence ATGACCGCTCCGACCTATCCCGACGACGACGCCCGCTGGAACGCCCTGCGCGCCAAGGACCGCGCCGCCCAGGGCGCGTTCTATATCGGCGTGCGCACCACCGGCATCTACTGCGTGGCCAGCTGTGGCGGACGGCCGCTGCGCAAGAACGTCGACTTCCACGCCACGCGCGAGGCGGCCAGGGCGGCGGGGCTGCGCGCCTGTCTGCGCTGCAAGCCCGACCTCGACCGCGAGACCCTGCGCTGGGGCGTCGTCGAGACCAGCCTTGGCCTGGCGCTCATCGCCCGCTCGGACGCCGGGCTTCGCCTCGTGGCCCTGGGCGACGATGTCGAGAGCCTGCGCGGCGACCTCGAGACCCGCTTCAAACAAGCCCGCCTGATCCCGGACACTGCGGGCCTGGCCGCCGACCTCGCGGCGGTCGCAACCCTGGTGGACCACCCCGAGCAGCGCCCCGACCTGCCGCTCGACGCCTTGGGCACCGACCTGCAGAAGGCCGTCTGGGCGGCGCTGCGGCGGATCCCGGCCGGACGCACCGTGTCCTATGCCGACATCGCCCACGCCATCGGCCAGCCCAAGGCGTTCCGCGCGGTGGCTCAGGCCTGCGGGGCCAATCCGCTCGCGGTGATCACGCCCTGCCACCGGGTGGTGCGGTCGGACGGCGGCCTCTCCGGCTATCGCTGGGGCGTGGCGCGCAAGCGTGCGCTGCTGGCGCGCGAGGCCGCGTGA
- a CDS encoding type II toxin-antitoxin system RelE/ParE family toxin encodes MTFTVLVSVRAKRDFNRLIVWLFERDPRAAARLGPLLEDAIDSLTEAPSRGRPVGPTVREISIPFGQSAYVIRYRLLGSSVYVTRIWHGLEQR; translated from the coding sequence GTGACCTTCACGGTCTTGGTGTCCGTCAGGGCCAAGAGAGACTTCAACCGTCTCATCGTCTGGCTTTTCGAGCGTGACCCCCGAGCAGCGGCTAGACTGGGCCCCCTTCTGGAAGACGCCATCGACAGTTTGACCGAGGCGCCGTCGCGAGGTCGCCCGGTTGGTCCTACCGTCCGCGAGATCAGCATTCCATTTGGTCAGAGCGCCTATGTGATCCGCTACCGGCTCCTCGGCTCCAGCGTGTATGTCACCCGGATCTGGCACGGCCTTGAGCAACGATAG
- a CDS encoding carboxylesterase/lipase family protein → MTATRRTLITGAAALSAYAALPRAGVAAEARSPVVATTNGKVRGYVQDGVSVFKGLRYGADTGGARRFMPPVRPQPWTEVKDALAYGPASMQTGKGEEGETLSEDCLFLNVWTPAKAARKTGLADGAKRPVMFYIHGGAYNGGSGASPWYEGTKLAKRGDVVVVTVNHRLNAFGYLYLARLFNDASVADSGNVGQLDLVLALQWVRDNIAAFGGDPERVMLFGQSGGGAKIATLMAMPSAKGLFHRAATMSGQQVTVGGPFNATKRAKAFLDKLGIKDLAALRALPAAEMLAGLKAVDPIAGSGGVYVGPVLDQRSLTRHPFFPDAAPQSLSVPMMVGNTHDETKGFIGWDAKSFPQTWDEVIARLPGQFNARIDIDPETVVAFYRQTYPNYSPADVFFAASTAGRSWKAAIIQDEERARAGAPAFAYQVNWRSPIQGGIFGAPHTIDIGLVFGTLDAKGSIVGTGPDSVAMSNTMSDAFIAFARTGDPNGGALPKWEPYTLPRRQTMVFDTVSRLEDDPRGAERAFFNRVPFTQFGT, encoded by the coding sequence ATGACCGCCACCCGCCGCACGCTGATCACCGGCGCAGCCGCGCTGAGCGCCTACGCCGCCCTGCCCCGCGCGGGCGTCGCGGCCGAGGCGCGCTCGCCGGTGGTGGCGACCACCAACGGCAAGGTGCGCGGCTACGTCCAGGACGGCGTCAGCGTCTTCAAGGGCCTGCGCTACGGCGCCGACACCGGCGGGGCGCGGCGGTTCATGCCGCCGGTGCGGCCCCAGCCCTGGACCGAGGTCAAGGACGCCCTGGCCTATGGTCCGGCCTCGATGCAGACCGGCAAGGGCGAGGAGGGTGAGACCCTCTCCGAAGACTGCCTGTTCCTCAATGTCTGGACCCCGGCCAAGGCCGCGCGGAAGACCGGCCTGGCTGACGGGGCCAAGCGGCCGGTGATGTTCTACATCCACGGCGGCGCCTATAACGGCGGGTCTGGGGCCAGCCCCTGGTACGAGGGAACCAAGCTCGCCAAGCGCGGCGATGTCGTGGTGGTGACCGTCAACCACCGCCTGAACGCCTTTGGCTATCTGTATCTCGCCCGCCTGTTCAACGACGCCTCGGTGGCCGACAGCGGCAATGTCGGCCAGCTGGATCTGGTGCTGGCCCTGCAATGGGTGCGGGACAATATCGCGGCCTTCGGCGGCGATCCCGAGCGGGTCATGCTGTTTGGCCAGTCGGGCGGCGGGGCCAAGATCGCCACCCTGATGGCCATGCCCAGCGCCAAGGGCCTGTTCCACCGCGCCGCCACCATGAGCGGCCAGCAGGTGACGGTCGGCGGCCCGTTCAACGCCACCAAGCGCGCCAAAGCCTTCCTCGACAAGCTGGGGATCAAGGACCTGGCCGCCCTGCGCGCCCTGCCCGCCGCCGAGATGCTGGCGGGGCTGAAGGCGGTCGATCCGATCGCCGGCTCGGGCGGGGTCTATGTGGGTCCGGTGCTGGACCAGCGGTCGCTGACCCGTCACCCGTTCTTCCCCGACGCCGCGCCCCAGAGCCTGTCGGTCCCGATGATGGTCGGCAACACCCACGACGAGACCAAGGGCTTCATCGGCTGGGACGCCAAGAGCTTCCCCCAGACCTGGGACGAGGTGATCGCCCGCCTGCCGGGGCAGTTCAACGCCCGCATCGACATCGATCCCGAGACGGTGGTGGCCTTCTACCGCCAGACCTATCCGAATTACTCGCCGGCCGACGTGTTCTTCGCCGCGTCCACGGCGGGGCGCTCGTGGAAGGCGGCGATCATCCAGGACGAGGAGCGGGCCAGGGCCGGCGCGCCGGCTTTCGCCTATCAGGTCAACTGGCGCTCGCCGATCCAGGGCGGGATCTTCGGCGCGCCGCACACCATCGACATCGGCCTGGTGTTCGGCACGCTGGACGCCAAGGGCTCGATCGTCGGGACGGGGCCGGACTCGGTGGCGATGTCCAACACCATGAGCGACGCCTTCATCGCCTTCGCCCGCACCGGCGATCCCAATGGCGGCGCCCTGCCAAAGTGGGAGCCCTACACCCTGCCCCGCCGCCAGACGATGGTGTTCGACACCGTCTCGCGCCTAGAGGACGACCCGCGCGGCGCCGAGCGGGCGTTCTTCAACCGCGTGCCCTTCACCCAGTTCGGCACGTGA